A single window of Kitasatospora sp. HUAS MG31 DNA harbors:
- a CDS encoding amidohydrolase family protein produces MSDGAVLHIRGRVLVGPEDVRDELWVVDGRVTFERPRLAEDVRTLTGWVLPGLVDAHCHVGLDAHGAVDEPTSEKQALTDRDAGTLLIRDAGSAADTRWIDDREDLPRIIRAGRHIARTHRYIRNYAHEIEPGDLAAYVAAEARRGDGWVKLVGDWIDRDRGDLAACWPGDALKEAIAAAHAEGARVTAHCFAAESLPDLLAAGIDCVEHATGLTEELIPSFAERGVAIVPTLVNIATFPSLAAGGEARFPAWAAHMRRLHERRYDTVAAAHDAGVPIFVGTDAGGSLAHGLVAEEVAELVKAGLTPAEALSATTWGARAWLGREGLTEGAPADLVVYAEDPRADVRVLADPRAVVLRGRVVRG; encoded by the coding sequence ATGAGCGATGGCGCGGTGCTGCACATCAGGGGCCGGGTGCTGGTCGGGCCCGAGGACGTCCGGGACGAGCTGTGGGTGGTCGACGGGCGGGTGACCTTCGAGCGGCCCCGGCTCGCCGAGGACGTGCGGACCCTCACCGGCTGGGTGCTGCCCGGCCTGGTGGACGCGCACTGCCACGTCGGCCTGGACGCGCACGGCGCGGTGGACGAGCCCACCAGCGAGAAGCAGGCGCTCACCGACCGGGACGCCGGCACCCTGCTGATCCGCGACGCCGGCTCCGCCGCCGACACCCGCTGGATCGACGACCGCGAGGACCTGCCGCGGATCATCCGGGCCGGCCGGCACATCGCCCGCACCCACCGCTACATCCGCAACTACGCCCACGAGATCGAGCCGGGCGACCTGGCCGCCTACGTGGCCGCCGAGGCCCGTCGCGGCGACGGCTGGGTCAAGCTGGTCGGCGACTGGATCGACCGCGACCGCGGCGACCTGGCCGCCTGCTGGCCCGGGGACGCGCTCAAGGAGGCCATCGCCGCCGCGCACGCCGAGGGCGCCCGGGTGACCGCGCACTGCTTCGCCGCCGAGTCGCTGCCCGACCTGCTCGCCGCCGGCATCGACTGCGTGGAGCACGCCACCGGCCTCACCGAGGAGCTGATCCCGTCCTTCGCCGAGCGCGGGGTGGCGATCGTCCCGACCCTGGTCAACATCGCCACCTTCCCGTCGCTGGCGGCCGGCGGCGAGGCGAGGTTCCCGGCCTGGGCGGCCCACATGCGGCGGCTGCACGAGCGCCGGTACGACACCGTCGCCGCGGCCCACGACGCCGGGGTGCCGATCTTCGTCGGCACCGACGCGGGCGGGTCGCTGGCCCACGGCCTTGTCGCCGAGGAGGTGGCCGAGCTGGTGAAGGCCGGCCTGACCCCGGCCGAGGCGCTGTCCGCCACCACCTGGGGGGCCCGCGCCTGGCTGGGCCGGGAGGGCCTGACCGAGGGCGCCCCGGCCGACCTGGTGGTCTACGCCGAGGACCCGCGGGCGGACGTCCGGGTGCTGGCCGACCCGCGGGCGGTGGTGCTGCGCGGCCGGGTGGTCCGGGGGTAG
- a CDS encoding M48 family metalloprotease, translating to MVEDFTVEQVARGRALRRAQVPWVVGGRVVGLGLLVGLGFTPAGAGVVSAVGGWFGGSWTAEVLAGTAALVVLGEVVALPFAARVRTVRAGYGLVTQRWSGWAVDVLRTLAVTLLLALPVVFALYALIDARPDRWWLPAAGGAAALVVALSFLHPLLIEPLFNRFGPMEPGPQRSALLALADRDGVRVREVLVADASRRTTALNAYVSGLGSTRRIVAYDTLLRTAEPREVELVVAHELGHVKHRDVLTGTVLGAVGAAVAVCALGLLTGLQPLLDRAGAAGAADPRSLPLLAACAALIGAVSGPAQCAVSRRIEARADRHALELTGDPEQFIAMQRRLAVANVSDVDPPRMLTLLFATHPSAVRRIAAARVWQAAHA from the coding sequence ATGGTGGAGGACTTCACGGTGGAGCAGGTGGCTCGGGGGCGGGCGTTGCGGCGGGCTCAGGTGCCGTGGGTGGTGGGGGGCCGGGTGGTGGGGCTGGGGTTGCTGGTGGGGCTGGGGTTCACTCCGGCGGGCGCGGGTGTGGTGTCCGCGGTGGGAGGGTGGTTCGGCGGGTCGTGGACGGCGGAGGTGCTGGCCGGGACCGCGGCGCTGGTGGTGCTGGGCGAGGTGGTGGCGCTGCCGTTCGCCGCCCGGGTCCGGACCGTCCGCGCCGGCTACGGCCTGGTCACCCAGCGCTGGTCCGGCTGGGCGGTGGACGTGCTGCGCACCCTCGCCGTGACGCTGCTCCTGGCGCTCCCCGTGGTGTTCGCGCTGTACGCGCTGATCGACGCCCGCCCCGACCGCTGGTGGCTCCCGGCCGCGGGCGGTGCGGCGGCGCTGGTGGTGGCCCTGTCGTTCCTGCATCCGCTGCTGATCGAGCCGTTGTTCAACCGGTTCGGCCCGATGGAGCCGGGTCCGCAGCGGTCCGCGCTCCTCGCGCTGGCGGACCGGGACGGCGTCCGCGTCCGCGAGGTGCTGGTGGCCGACGCCTCCCGGCGGACCACCGCGCTCAACGCGTACGTCTCCGGCCTGGGTTCGACCCGCCGGATCGTCGCCTACGACACGCTGCTGCGGACGGCCGAGCCGCGCGAGGTGGAGCTGGTGGTGGCGCACGAGCTCGGCCACGTCAAGCACCGCGACGTCCTCACCGGCACCGTGCTGGGCGCCGTGGGCGCCGCCGTCGCGGTCTGCGCCCTGGGGCTGCTCACCGGCCTGCAGCCGCTGCTGGACCGGGCGGGTGCGGCGGGCGCCGCCGATCCGCGGTCGCTGCCGCTGCTGGCGGCGTGCGCGGCGCTGATCGGTGCGGTGTCCGGCCCGGCGCAGTGCGCGGTGAGCCGGCGGATCGAGGCCCGCGCCGACCGCCACGCGCTGGAACTCACCGGTGATCCGGAGCAGTTCATCGCGATGCAGCGCCGTCTCGCGGTGGCCAACGTCTCGGACGTCGATCCGCCCCGGATGCTCACCCTGCTGTTCGCCACCCACCCGAGCGCGGTCCGCCGGATCGCCGCCGCCCGCGTCTGGCAGGCCGCACACGCCTGA
- a CDS encoding GntR family transcriptional regulator gives MAPDQDRAAGSLYRKVAADLREAITSGGYGDNGRLPAEGALAEQYGVSRGTVRQALAMLRADGLVTSRRGTRRVVLGTARVQSFSELLSFTHWARSMGEEPGGRLESLIRRPADAAEREQLRLEPGTEVYVTLRLRTLSGKPVMVERTVYPPRVGEVVAQLPPDVVSHTEPLREHGILFTDADHTIDVVAANADDARLLGCRRGSPLLREKRRTTDPTGTPVEWSQDRYLPGTVAFSIHNSLASSALSRHAREND, from the coding sequence GTGGCACCCGACCAGGACCGCGCCGCCGGCTCGCTCTACCGCAAGGTGGCCGCCGACCTGCGCGAAGCGATCACCTCCGGCGGCTACGGCGACAACGGCCGGCTGCCGGCCGAGGGCGCCCTGGCCGAGCAGTACGGCGTCTCCCGCGGGACCGTCCGGCAGGCGCTCGCCATGCTGCGCGCCGACGGCCTGGTCACCTCCCGCCGTGGCACCCGCCGGGTGGTCCTCGGCACCGCCCGGGTGCAGAGCTTCTCCGAACTCCTCAGCTTCACCCACTGGGCCCGCTCCATGGGGGAGGAGCCCGGCGGCCGGCTGGAGTCGCTGATCCGGCGGCCCGCCGACGCCGCCGAACGCGAGCAGCTCCGGCTGGAGCCCGGCACCGAGGTGTACGTGACGCTGCGCCTGCGGACCCTCTCCGGCAAGCCCGTCATGGTCGAACGGACCGTCTACCCGCCGCGGGTCGGCGAGGTGGTCGCGCAGCTGCCGCCGGACGTGGTCTCGCACACCGAACCGCTGCGGGAGCACGGCATCCTGTTCACCGACGCCGACCACACCATCGACGTGGTGGCCGCCAACGCCGATGACGCGCGGCTGCTGGGATGCCGGCGCGGCAGCCCGCTGCTCCGCGAGAAGCGGCGCACCACCGACCCGACCGGCACCCCGGTGGAGTGGTCCCAGGACCGGTACCTGCCCGGCACGGTCGCCTTCAGCATCCACAACTCGCTGGCCTCCTCCGCCCTCTCCCGCCACGCCCGCGAGAACGACTGA
- a CDS encoding uracil-DNA glycosylase, with translation MAPRPLHEIIEPGWAKALDPVAGRVAAMGDFLRAELAAGRTYLPSGPNVLRAFQQPFDGVRVLIVGQDPYPTPGHAVGLSFSVAPEVRPIPASLVNIYREYGTDLGFPPPSNGDLTPWTQQGVLLLNRSLTVMPRKPNSHRGKGWEEVTEQAIRALAARGGPLVAILWGRDARNLRPLLGEIPAIESPHPSPYSADSGFFGSRPFSRANELLARQGAQPVDWRLP, from the coding sequence ATGGCACCGCGTCCCCTCCACGAGATCATCGAACCCGGCTGGGCCAAGGCCCTCGACCCGGTCGCCGGGCGGGTCGCCGCCATGGGCGACTTCCTGCGCGCCGAGCTGGCCGCCGGCCGGACGTACCTGCCCTCCGGGCCGAACGTGCTGCGCGCGTTCCAGCAGCCCTTCGACGGGGTCCGGGTGCTGATCGTCGGTCAGGACCCGTACCCGACCCCCGGGCACGCGGTGGGCCTGAGCTTCTCGGTGGCCCCGGAGGTCCGGCCGATCCCGGCCAGCCTGGTGAACATCTACCGGGAGTACGGCACGGACCTGGGCTTCCCGCCGCCGTCCAACGGCGATCTCACCCCGTGGACGCAGCAGGGTGTGCTGCTGCTCAACCGCTCGCTGACGGTGATGCCGCGCAAGCCCAACTCGCACCGGGGCAAGGGCTGGGAGGAGGTCACCGAGCAGGCGATCCGCGCGCTGGCGGCGCGCGGGGGCCCGCTGGTGGCGATCCTCTGGGGCCGGGACGCCCGCAACCTGCGGCCACTGCTGGGCGAGATCCCGGCGATCGAGTCCCCGCACCCGAGCCCGTACTCCGCCGACAGCGGCTTCTTCGGCTCCCGTCCGTTCAGCCGGGCGAACGAGCTGCTGGCCCGGCAGGGTGCCCAGCCGGTGGACTGGCGCCTGCCGTAG
- a CDS encoding ArsR/SmtB family transcription factor encodes MLELSFSTRDLAHTRIAVSPLWEVVTSLRALDARTVRPLHRRWVARTRPLLTGLDLLTGLVPGDGYVPDFLNPPPAVAAPTLDAELAVLADTDHDRLRADLDRLEHRSAAVRALYRDPAAGLERLDTEIRRYWALALAPLWPRLRSVLDADVLHQSRRFAAEGAAAVLRELHPNVRWGEEVLTLAKPDCGRSGTLCGRGLLLIPSAFVWPTVLIVNAEPETVQLCYPSRGVGSLWEHARPTVPDAVAAVLGRSRALLLAELTSPASTTELSHRTGLSTAGVSQHLTALRAAGIVTSHRSGRSVLYQRTPIAESLLTATPG; translated from the coding sequence GTGCTCGAACTCTCCTTCTCCACCCGGGATCTGGCCCACACCCGGATCGCCGTCTCCCCGCTCTGGGAGGTGGTCACCAGCCTCCGCGCCCTGGACGCCCGGACCGTCCGCCCGCTGCACCGCCGCTGGGTGGCCCGGACCCGCCCGCTGCTCACCGGGCTCGACCTGCTCACCGGCCTGGTGCCCGGCGACGGCTACGTCCCCGACTTCCTCAACCCGCCGCCCGCCGTCGCCGCCCCCACCCTGGACGCCGAACTCGCCGTCCTCGCCGACACCGACCACGACCGCCTGCGCGCCGACCTGGACCGGCTGGAACACCGGTCCGCCGCCGTCCGCGCCCTGTACCGGGACCCGGCCGCCGGCCTGGAACGCCTCGACACCGAGATCCGCCGCTACTGGGCCCTCGCCCTGGCCCCGCTCTGGCCGCGGCTCAGGTCCGTCCTCGACGCGGACGTGCTTCACCAGTCGCGGCGGTTCGCGGCGGAGGGGGCGGCGGCGGTGCTGCGGGAGCTGCACCCCAACGTCCGCTGGGGGGAGGAGGTGCTGACGCTGGCGAAGCCCGACTGCGGGCGGTCCGGGACGCTGTGCGGGCGGGGGCTGCTGTTGATCCCGTCCGCGTTCGTCTGGCCCACCGTGCTGATCGTCAACGCCGAGCCGGAGACCGTCCAGCTCTGCTACCCCAGCCGCGGCGTCGGCTCCCTCTGGGAACACGCCCGCCCCACCGTCCCGGACGCCGTCGCCGCCGTCCTCGGCCGCTCCCGCGCCCTCCTGCTCGCCGAACTCACCTCCCCCGCCTCCACCACCGAACTCTCCCACCGCACCGGCCTCTCCACCGCCGGCGTCTCCCAGCACCTCACCGCCCTCCGCGCCGCCGGCATCGTCACCTCCCACCGCTCCGGCCGCTCCGTCCTCTACCAGCGCACCCCCATCGCCGAAAGCCTCCTCACCGCCACCCCGGGCTGA
- a CDS encoding ABC transporter substrate-binding protein, whose translation MTVHRSRAAALAAVLTAAALSLSACGSAGSTGSSGDAKAGAKDAKEATSAADFGGMDALVAAAKKEGKLHVITLPRDWANYGKLLDGFKAKYGIEIEEENPDGSSQDEINAITSRKGQDRAPDVVDLGSAFALQAAKDGLLAPYKVTAFDKIAESMKDPAGLRVNDYGGYISIGCDAKKIAACPKTFADLLKPEYKGKVALNGNPTKSGSAFGGVYAAALANGGSLDNIQPGIDFFAKLKQSGNFNPVESTPATIEKGETPISIDWSYLNAGYTDQFKPKGIDWQVAIPVDGSYAQYYNQAVNKWAPHPAAARLWQEYLFSAEGQNLYMGGYATPALFDAMKKDNTLDAAAAAKLPVVEKPFTTFPSQDQITAAKKVVTENWTKAIAG comes from the coding sequence GTGACCGTGCACCGCTCTCGTGCCGCCGCCCTCGCGGCCGTACTGACCGCCGCCGCGCTCTCCCTCTCCGCCTGCGGGTCCGCGGGCTCGACCGGTTCCTCCGGTGACGCCAAGGCGGGTGCCAAGGACGCCAAGGAGGCCACCTCGGCGGCCGACTTCGGCGGGATGGACGCGCTGGTCGCCGCCGCGAAGAAGGAGGGCAAGCTGCACGTCATCACCCTCCCCCGCGACTGGGCGAACTACGGCAAGCTCCTCGACGGTTTCAAGGCCAAGTACGGCATCGAGATCGAGGAGGAGAACCCGGACGGCTCCAGCCAGGACGAGATCAACGCGATCACCTCCCGCAAGGGCCAGGACCGTGCCCCCGACGTGGTGGACCTGGGCAGCGCCTTCGCCCTGCAGGCGGCCAAGGACGGCCTGCTCGCCCCGTACAAGGTGACCGCCTTCGACAAGATCGCGGAGAGCATGAAGGACCCGGCGGGCCTGCGGGTCAACGACTACGGCGGCTACATCTCGATCGGCTGCGACGCCAAGAAGATCGCGGCCTGCCCGAAGACCTTCGCCGACCTGCTGAAGCCCGAGTACAAGGGCAAGGTCGCGCTGAACGGCAACCCGACCAAGTCCGGCTCGGCGTTCGGCGGCGTGTACGCGGCCGCGCTGGCCAACGGCGGTTCGCTGGACAACATCCAGCCCGGCATCGACTTCTTCGCCAAGCTGAAGCAGTCCGGCAACTTCAACCCGGTCGAGTCCACCCCGGCCACCATCGAGAAGGGCGAGACCCCGATCTCGATCGACTGGTCGTACCTGAACGCCGGCTACACCGACCAGTTCAAGCCGAAGGGCATCGACTGGCAGGTCGCCATCCCGGTCGACGGCTCCTACGCCCAGTACTACAACCAGGCCGTCAACAAGTGGGCCCCGCACCCGGCGGCCGCCCGCCTGTGGCAGGAGTACCTGTTCAGCGCCGAGGGCCAGAACCTCTACATGGGCGGCTACGCCACCCCCGCGCTGTTCGACGCCATGAAGAAGGACAACACCCTGGACGCCGCCGCGGCCGCCAAGCTGCCGGTCGTCGAGAAGCCGTTCACCACCTTCCCGTCCCAGGACCAGATCACGGCGGCCAAGAAGGTCGTGACCGAGAACTGGACCAAGGCGATCGCGGGCTGA
- the tmpA gene encoding TauD/TfdA family dioxygenase has protein sequence MNTPSPYWLRDNCPCPSCRDPRNGQKLFQIHELPADLAVAERHEADGRLEVLWSDGHRSVYRSQDLAAAPEDDGRTERGKRLWEAADFDNGLPGADWAAYLADPGERAAVLSSVVRSGFALLRGVPPAERQVLAVARSFGYVRETNYGELFDVRVEPDPTNLAFTSAAIAPHTDNPYRDPVPTLQLLHCLRNEARGGDSGLVDGFRAAALLREESPEDFAVLTRTPVPFVFRDRTAELRAERPLIGVDPRGRIREVRFNNRSIDTLRGLPDAEPDAFYAAYRRFAAITLRPGLRLTFRLRPGDCLVFDNTRLLHARTAFEQDGHRHLQGCYADLDSLHSALALLRRQAAALDELEGLFAGEGAGEYLGEAVTLAEHMLQAGALAEAAGAPPHLVAAALLHDVGHFHGSGTELMAGRDNRHSHTGADRLGRWFGPEVTEPIRLHVAAKRYLCTVEPAYRAGLSAASEYTLQVQGGPMDETEAAAFAAHPAAADAVALRRWDDHAKRPATTTPPFAHFRPLLAALMG, from the coding sequence GTGAACACCCCGTCTCCGTACTGGCTCCGGGACAACTGCCCGTGCCCCTCCTGCCGCGACCCGCGCAACGGCCAGAAGCTGTTCCAGATCCATGAGCTGCCCGCGGACCTCGCGGTGGCCGAACGGCACGAGGCCGACGGCCGGCTGGAGGTGCTCTGGTCGGACGGGCACCGCTCCGTGTACCGGTCGCAGGACCTCGCGGCCGCCCCCGAGGACGACGGCCGGACCGAGCGGGGCAAGCGGCTCTGGGAGGCCGCCGACTTCGACAACGGCCTGCCGGGGGCCGACTGGGCGGCCTACCTGGCGGACCCCGGGGAGCGGGCCGCCGTGCTCTCCTCGGTGGTCCGGTCCGGCTTCGCCCTGCTGCGCGGGGTGCCGCCCGCGGAGCGGCAGGTCCTCGCCGTGGCGCGCAGCTTCGGGTACGTCCGGGAGACCAACTACGGCGAGCTGTTCGACGTCCGGGTCGAGCCCGACCCCACCAACCTGGCGTTCACCAGCGCCGCCATCGCCCCGCACACCGACAACCCGTACCGCGACCCGGTGCCCACCCTGCAGCTGCTGCACTGCCTGCGCAACGAGGCCCGGGGCGGCGACTCCGGGCTGGTGGACGGCTTCCGCGCCGCGGCCCTGCTGCGCGAGGAGTCGCCCGAGGACTTCGCGGTCCTCACCCGGACCCCGGTGCCGTTCGTCTTCCGCGACCGCACCGCCGAACTGCGCGCCGAGCGCCCGCTGATCGGGGTGGACCCGCGCGGACGGATCCGCGAGGTGCGGTTCAACAACCGCTCCATCGACACCCTCCGCGGGCTCCCCGACGCCGAGCCGGACGCCTTCTACGCCGCGTACCGCCGCTTCGCCGCGATCACCCTCCGGCCCGGGCTCCGGCTGACCTTCCGGCTCCGGCCGGGCGACTGCCTGGTCTTCGACAACACCCGGCTGCTGCACGCCCGCACCGCCTTCGAGCAGGACGGGCACCGCCACCTCCAGGGCTGCTACGCCGACCTGGACTCCCTGCACTCCGCCCTGGCCTTGCTGCGGCGCCAGGCCGCGGCCCTCGACGAACTGGAGGGCCTGTTCGCGGGCGAGGGCGCCGGGGAGTACCTCGGCGAGGCGGTCACCCTGGCCGAGCACATGCTCCAGGCCGGGGCGCTGGCCGAGGCGGCGGGGGCGCCGCCGCACCTGGTGGCGGCGGCCCTGCTGCACGACGTCGGCCACTTCCACGGCAGCGGAACGGAGTTGATGGCCGGCCGGGACAACCGGCACAGCCACACCGGCGCCGACCGGCTGGGCCGCTGGTTCGGACCTGAGGTGACCGAGCCGATCCGGCTGCACGTCGCCGCCAAGCGGTACCTCTGCACGGTGGAACCCGCCTACCGGGCCGGGCTGTCGGCGGCCTCCGAGTACACCCTCCAGGTCCAGGGCGGCCCGATGGACGAGACCGAGGCCGCCGCCTTCGCCGCCCACCCCGCCGCCGCGGACGCGGTCGCCCTCCGCCGCTGGGACGACCACGCCAAGCGCCCCGCCACCACCACCCCGCCCTTCGCCCACTTCCGCCCCCTGCTCGCCGCCCTCATGGGCTGA
- the glnII gene encoding glutamine synthetase GlnII, which yields MAIKAEYIWIDGTKPTAKLRSKTRVLPNADKVPTWGFDGSSTNQAEGHASDRVLEPVKVVKDPIRGGDNILVLCEVLETNGVAHESNTRALLREVAEKYASQEAIFGIEQEYTFFKGSRPLGFPEGGFPAPQGGYYCGVGAEEVFGREIVELHLDRCLDAGLAICGINAEVMPGQWEFQIGPVDALTVSDDMWIARYLLYRTAEEFGIDATLDAKPARGDWNGAGAHTNFSTKAMREGYEAIITACESLGASQEKVLEHVNQYGDDIQSRLTGKHETAPWNVYSYGVSDRGASVRIPWQVEVEQKGYIEDRRPNANVDPYVVTRLLINTCCEALEKAGQV from the coding sequence ATGGCAATCAAGGCCGAGTACATCTGGATCGACGGCACCAAGCCGACCGCCAAGCTCCGTTCCAAGACTCGGGTGCTGCCGAACGCGGACAAGGTCCCCACGTGGGGCTTCGACGGCTCGTCGACCAACCAGGCCGAGGGCCACGCCTCCGACCGCGTGCTTGAGCCGGTGAAGGTCGTCAAGGACCCGATCCGCGGTGGTGACAACATCCTGGTGCTGTGCGAGGTCCTGGAGACCAACGGCGTCGCGCACGAGTCCAACACCCGTGCCCTGCTGCGCGAGGTCGCCGAGAAGTACGCCTCCCAGGAGGCCATCTTCGGCATCGAGCAGGAGTACACCTTCTTCAAGGGCTCCCGCCCGCTCGGCTTCCCGGAGGGCGGCTTCCCGGCCCCGCAGGGCGGCTACTACTGCGGTGTCGGCGCCGAGGAGGTCTTCGGCCGCGAGATCGTCGAGCTGCACCTGGACCGCTGCCTCGACGCCGGCCTGGCCATCTGCGGCATCAACGCCGAGGTCATGCCCGGCCAGTGGGAGTTCCAGATCGGCCCGGTCGACGCGCTGACCGTCTCGGACGACATGTGGATCGCCCGCTACCTGCTCTACCGCACCGCCGAGGAGTTCGGCATCGACGCCACCCTGGACGCCAAGCCGGCCCGTGGCGACTGGAACGGCGCGGGTGCGCACACCAACTTCTCCACCAAGGCGATGCGCGAGGGCTACGAGGCCATCATCACCGCCTGCGAGTCCCTCGGCGCCTCCCAGGAGAAGGTGCTGGAGCACGTCAACCAGTACGGTGACGACATCCAGTCCCGCCTGACCGGCAAGCACGAGACCGCCCCGTGGAACGTCTACTCCTACGGCGTGTCCGACCGTGGCGCCTCGGTCCGCATCCCGTGGCAGGTCGAGGTGGAGCAGAAGGGCTACATCGAGGACCGCCGCCCGAACGCGAACGTCGACCCGTACGTGGTCACCCGCCTCCTGATCAACACCTGCTGCGAGGCCCTGGAGAAGGCCGGCCAGGTCTGA
- a CDS encoding SCO1860 family LAETG-anchored protein, whose protein sequence is MSAPRTVAAGLAVSALVIGLPGPVAYASGPTPSPGRASAVTAEVDLDVSLLNKAVDVPVNVALNKVSTPAQRDDAMLTATVDGVDQGRPVTLLKAQVGKSATSATAEGSAASVKLVDADLRVPGLPLTTLLGLEALGAEVTCPVNGQPTAKVTAPAKATVLGKSVALGLNSPTHVEVPGVGSVELEFSKRSTTSDTAAASALELQLKLNPLNLNVAKVEGRVTVASVSCEKPVPAASSPAAQPSGATAARAVPAGVAEPALATTGGGAGRVPLVAGGAALLVAGGAALWLTRRRRATHARRH, encoded by the coding sequence ATGTCTGCTCCGCGTACCGTCGCCGCCGGTCTGGCCGTCTCCGCGCTGGTGATCGGCCTGCCCGGCCCGGTCGCGTACGCCTCCGGCCCGACCCCCTCGCCGGGCCGGGCGTCCGCCGTCACCGCCGAGGTGGACCTGGACGTCAGCCTGCTGAACAAGGCCGTCGACGTCCCGGTGAACGTGGCCCTCAACAAGGTGTCCACCCCCGCCCAGCGCGACGACGCGATGCTCACCGCCACGGTGGACGGGGTGGACCAGGGCCGGCCGGTCACCCTGCTGAAGGCGCAGGTCGGCAAGTCCGCCACCTCGGCGACCGCCGAGGGCAGCGCCGCCTCGGTGAAGCTGGTCGACGCCGACCTGCGCGTCCCCGGCCTGCCCCTGACCACCCTGCTGGGCCTGGAGGCGCTCGGTGCCGAGGTGACCTGTCCGGTGAACGGTCAGCCCACCGCCAAGGTGACCGCGCCCGCCAAGGCCACCGTGCTGGGCAAGTCGGTCGCGCTCGGTCTGAACTCGCCCACGCACGTCGAGGTGCCGGGGGTCGGCTCGGTGGAGCTGGAGTTCTCCAAGCGCTCCACCACCTCGGACACGGCCGCCGCCTCCGCACTGGAGCTGCAGCTCAAGCTGAACCCGCTCAACCTCAACGTGGCCAAGGTGGAGGGCCGGGTCACGGTCGCCTCGGTCAGCTGCGAGAAGCCCGTCCCGGCCGCCTCCTCGCCGGCCGCCCAGCCCTCCGGCGCCACCGCGGCCCGCGCCGTCCCGGCCGGGGTGGCCGAGCCCGCGCTGGCCACCACCGGCGGGGGCGCCGGCCGGGTGCCGCTGGTGGCCGGCGGTGCCGCCCTGCTGGTCGCCGGCGGTGCCGCGCTCTGGCTGACCCGGCGCCGCCGCGCCACGCACGCCCGCCGGCACTGA